A genome region from Eurosta solidaginis isolate ZX-2024a chromosome 2, ASM4086904v1, whole genome shotgun sequence includes the following:
- the LOC137242030 gene encoding DNA-directed RNA polymerase I subunit RPA43-like, which produces MAKRLQEYVKYTLKELESYTKQEGSCVRKVNSNLHLSLRPYCLADFKHALHSDIMRRKVGYYDVNLHGIVLDIKNIKVLGTAAAMRADDPRLHLDVNADCYVFQPVARAILSGVVKHVGNHHIGVIIYRVFNVSIRLAGKLNKEQIKMDDTVQFRIKNFNLQNVFPYIEGDLVTENGDTILDKFIKIEAGSGDSNHDSGIEERENHNLDQLETSVKEERTAEYEETFNAVSKSSKKNGKDSATKRKQKVSLNEISLMDPPIIKVESDEEDMDKNAASENTINNYTSVSAMAQSKKKKIKRELINDVEIKEETELESPVKTKKRKHIT; this is translated from the exons ATGGCAAAAAGATTACAAGAATATGTGAAATATACGCTAAAAGAATTGGAATCCTACACCAAACAGGAGGGCTCATGCGTACGCAAAGTAAACAGTAACCTACATTTGTCATTGCGTCCGTATTGTTTGGCCGATTTCAAACATGCGCTCCATTCTGATATAATGCGTAGAAAAGTAGGCTACTATGATGTAAATCTACATGGGATTGTGCTAGATATTAAGAATATCAAAGTGCTGGGTACAGCGGCAGCCATGCGAGCAGACGACCCGCGCTTGCACCTGGATGTCAATGCCGATTGCTATGTATTCCAACCAGTTGCTCGAGCAATATTGAGCGGTGTGGTAAAACACGTTGGGAACCATCATATCGGTGTGATTATCTATCGAGTTTTCAATGTAAGCATACGATTAGCAGGGAAGCTAAATAAAGAACAAATCAAAATGGATGATACAGTGCAATTTCGTATAAAGAATTTTAATCTACAAAATGTATTTCCCTACATTGAAGGTGATCTTGTGACGGAGAATGGAGATACAATTTTG GATAAGTTCATTAAAATCGAAGCAGGAAGTGGCGATAGTAATCACGACTCAGGCATTGAAGAGCGCGAAAACCATAATTTAGATCAACTTGAGACATCAGTTAAAGAAGAACGCACAGCTGAATATGAAGAAACATTTAATGCAGTTTCAAAATCAAGTAAGAAAAATGGAAAAGATAGCGCGACTAAACGAAAACAAAAAGTCAGCTTGAACGAAATTTCTCTCATGGACCCACCAATAATCAAAGTAGAATCAGACGAAGAAGATATGGACAAGAATGCCGCGAGTGAAAACACCATAAATAATTACACAAGCGTTAGTGCTATGGctcaaagtaaaaaaaagaaaataaaacgagAATTAATAAATGATGTCGAAATCAAAGAGGAAACCGAATTAGAGAGTCCGGTGAAAACTAAGAAAAGAAAGCATATAACATAA
- the nmd gene encoding outer mitochondrial transmembrane helix translocase — MDNFNFGGSQLSKNEIVQLLVRVSIASVITFYSVKWMMNQLDPTSKNKKKAKLRAEEQLKRLCDQSDFKVNPQQFNDYELMIATHLVVPADITVSWNDIAGLDDVIQELRESVVLPVRHRDLFNQSKLWQAPKGVLLHGPPGCGKTLIAKATAKEAGMRFINLDVAILTDKWYGESQKLASAVFTLALKIQPCIIFIDEIDSFLRSRNSNDHEATAMMKTQFMMLWDGLSTNPNSTVIVMGATNRPQDLDKAIIRRMPAQFHIGLPTETQRLQILKLILETECVHNDVDYNRLAKLTNSFSGSDLREMCRNASVYRMRLFMRSNESQLTEQAANSAQPSTSSSAYAAVETNNPLIAISMEDLLKSHDKMKESKMHTGSLFMENRIDLD; from the exons ATGGATAACTTTAATTTCGGTGGTTCCCAGCTATCTAAAAATGAAATCGTACAACTACTTGTGCGCGTGTCAATTGCATCTGTTATTACATTTTACTCAGTGAAATGGATGATGAACCAACTTGATCCAACTAGTAAGAACAAAAAGAAGGCAAAGCTGCGGGCGGAGGAACAGTTGAAAAG ATTATGCGATCAAAGTGATTTCAAAGTCAATCCACAACAATTTAATGACTATGAACTTATGATTGCCACGCATTTAGTGGTGCCTGCTGATATAACTGTGAGCTGGAACGATATTGCTGGTTTAGACGATGTTATACAGGAATTGCGTGAATCTGTTGTTTTACCAGTACGACATCGCGATCTATTCAACCAATCGAAATTATGGCAAGCACCTAAAGGTGTACTATTGCATGGACCGCCTGGTTGCGGTAAAACTTTAATCGCAAAAGCAACAGCCAAAGAAGCTGGCATGCGTTTTATAAATCTTGACGTTGCCATACTTACTGACAAATGGTATGGTGAATCGCAAAAATTGGCTTCAGCTGTGTTCACATTAGCTTTAAAAATTCAGCCTTGTATAATATTCATAGATGAAATTGATTCATTTTTACGTAGTCGCAATTCAAACGATCACGAGGCTACAGCAATGATGAAGACACAATTTATGATGCTATGGGATGGACTAAGTACCAATCCAAACTCGACTGTAATTGTAATGGGCGCTACTAATCGTCCGCAAGATTTGGATAAGGCAATTATACGTCGAATGCCAGCACAATTTCATATTGGTTTACCTACCGAAACTCAACGTTTGCAAATACTTAAATTGATTTTGGAAACCGAATGTGTACACAATGATGTTGATTATAATCGGTTAGCCAAATTGACAAATAGTTTTTCTGGCTCAGATTTAAGAGAAATGTGTAGAAATGCCTCAGTATATCGTATGCGTTTATTTATGCGTTCCAATGAAAGTCAATTAACTGAACAAGCAGCAAATTCAGCACAACCATCTACATCATCATCTGCTTACGCTGCTGTTGAAACGAACAATCCTTTAATTGCCATATCAATGGAAGATCTACTTAAATCTCATGATAAAATGAAAGAATCGAAAATGCATACTGGTAGTTTATTTATGGAAAATCGAATAGATTTAGATtaa